A segment of the Dinoroseobacter shibae DFL 12 = DSM 16493 genome:
CTATGCCGAGCCCCTTGCGCACGGCACCCTGTTTCGGTGGCATGAGATGCTCTTGGCCTTCGACAAGCGCCTGGAGGCGATCGGTTCATACCGGCAGCACGAGGATGCCATGCAGATCGTCTCTGGCCGTTTTGATCGTCCGGTCGTGCATTTTGAGGCGCCGCCATCTGTGCAGGTTCCGGAAGAGATGGACCGGTATGTCGACTGGTTCAATCGGACCGAGCCGGGTGCCGAGGAGCCCTTGCCAGCGTTGACGCGTGCGGGCCTGAGTCATCTCTACTTCGAAAGTATCCACCCATTTGAGGACGGGAATGGTCGCCTGGGTCGGGCCTTGGCCGAAAAGTCCCTGGCTCAGAGTATCGGCCAGCCCAGCCTGATCGCGCTGGCTTTCACCCTCGAGCGAAAGCGAAAGGACTATTACGATCAGCTCGAGCGACACCAGAAGACGCTGGAGGTCACGCCTTGGCTGGTATGGTTTGCAAAGTCCGTTCTTGAAGCGCAGCAGGTCACCCTGGGCCGCGTGGGCTTCTTCATTGCCAAGGCGCATTTCTATGGCCGGCATCGTGATCAACTGAACGAACGGCAAGCCAAGGTGATCGAGCGGATGTTCCGGGAGGGACCAGATGGCTTCAAGGGTGGTTTGAGCGCCGAGAACTATATTTCGATCACCGGTATATCGCGCGCGACTGCTACAAGGGATCTACAAGAACTTGTCGAGATTGGTGCCCTCACGCGCACTGGCGAACGCCGATACACGCGTTACTGGCTGAAGTCACTTGCCGGGATCATAGCCTAGCGCAGCCATAGAACGCGTCGGTTGTCTGATGTTCGAGGCAGATGCACTGTTCCTGCTATCCATTCCGCCCTAGTTTTTGAGTCTTGTACGACAACTCGAAAATTCACCCCAGACGGAGCAGACACAAACTCTCCGTCGATCTCCTCGAGTGCTGCTTCGCGCGAAGAGCCGTGATCACTAATGAGTTCCAGGACTGCTTGCGGCGCCACGTCAGGTGCAATCCCGCGTCGCCCTGAATACACTGTCGCGATTTCTTCCAACTTGCTGTTCAAAGCGGGGGATGCGTCTGTGACGCGAAGAAAATCGCTCGTGCGGATCAAACGGTGCGGAGTTCGGCGCCAATCACGAAGTCGATCTAACGCTTCTTCCGGCAAACCTAGATGATCCGCCACCATGTCGATCAATTCGGGGGCGGCCGTATTGAGGTCGATCAATCCGCCGGTATCTTGAAGAGTGATCTGATAAGTCGCCCCGCCAAGCTCCAACTGCAATAGAGCCGCAGAAGCATCAGGCACTTCACCTTGCAGGACCAATCTGAGGGCTTCGTGGTTCAGACGATTGGTGCCGACTAAAACTGCAGTGCTGTGTGAACGTTCCAAGCGCGCCATCATGATGGCACTGGTCACGGCAAACAGAGCGGTCAGGACAGTCAAACCGGACAGCACAACAATCAAGGCAAAGCCGGATCGAGTGTTTGCGTTTCGCATCTTGGCTTGCATAAGAGGACTTTAGAGCGCTTTTTGGGTGAGCCAAGTCCTTTTCCTAGGGTCAGGACCCATTGATTTTCGTGTAGCGGCATGATTCACGGCTCGAAAACCGAGTGGTGAATATGTCTGATCTTTTTTGGCTCACGGACGCGCAGATGGCGCGTCTTGCCCCCTTCTTTCCAAAGTCCCATGGCAAGCCGCGCGTAGATGATCGACGCGTTCTCAGTGGGATTATCTTCATCAATCGCAATGGCTTACGCTGGCGTGACGCACCCGTTGCCTATGGCCCACACAAGACGCTTTACAACCGTTGGAAACGGTGGAGCGATAAGGGGATCTTCGCGCGGATGATGGCCGGTCTTGCCGCCGAGCACGGCGAGAGGAAGACTGTGATGATCGACGCAACTTACTTGAAGGCACATCGCACGGCGACCAGTTTGGGCGTCAAAAAGGGGGGCGTGGACGCCTGATTGGCCGGACCAAGGGCGGCATGAATACCAAGCTGCACGCCATTTGTGACAGCCAAGGACGCCCGCTGAACCTGTTCGTTACGGCTGGTCAGGTCAGTGATTACATCGGCGCACGGGCGTTAGTCAGCAGCCTTCCGAAGGTCGATTGGCTACTCGGTGACCGCGGCTATGACGCCGATTGGTTCAGAGAAGCGTTGCAAGACAAAGGGATACGCCCCTGCATACCGGGTCGAAAGCAACGCAAGGCAACAGTCAAATACGACAAACGTCGATACAAGCGCCGCAATCGGATCGAGATCATGTTTGGCAGGCTGAAGGATTGGCGGCGTGTGGCGACCCGCTACGACCGATGCCCAAAGGTCTTCCTATCAGCAATCGCCCTTGCTGCACTCGTCATTTACTGGCTATGAGATGCCGTAACGGGGCCTGCGTCACGCGCCGCCGTTGCCACTTGTCAGACTAGCACCGCGCTGTCGCCATTCCCGTATTGAACCCACATGGAGGATGACGGGATGAAATTGTTTGTCGGATTGGATGTGTCGCTTGCGAAGACTTCGGTCTGCGTGATCAGCGAGTACGGCAAGATTATCAAAGAGGCAGAGACTGAAAGCGAACCCGAGGTTCTGGCGCGCTGGCTGCATGATCTGGACGGCAGCATCGCGGCGATTGGCCTGGAGGCTGGGCCTCTGTCGCAATGGCTGCACCGAGGGCTGACCGAAGCTGGCCTTGATACGGTGCTCATGGAAACGCGCCAAGTGAAAGGAGCGCTGAAGGCGATGCCGATCAAGACGGATCGGCGCGATGCAGAAGGGATTGCACGCCTTCTTCATCTCGGCTGGTTCCGCCCGGTCCACTGTAAATCCGTGTCTGCTCAGGAAACCCGGGCGGTTCTTGGCGCTCGAAAGGCTATCCAGCAGAACATGATCGCTCTGGAAATGTCGTTGCGCGGACTCCTGCGGAACTTTGGCCTCAAGGTCGGCGCGATCTCCCGTGGCAGGTTTGAGACACGCATTCGGGAGTTGGCAGATGGCAACCCGATGCTGGAAACCGCGACAGACCCGATGCTGCGGGCCCGGGCGACCCTACGGCAGGAACTGGCCGGGCTCGAAGAACGCGTGCGCCAGTTGGCCTGGGATGATCAGGTTTGCCAACGGCTTATGTCGATGCCTGGAATCGGTGCGGTCGTAGCACTTACATTCCGTGCTGCGGTCGATGATCCTGCCCGCTTTCGGTCTTCAAAGAGAATTGGCCCCTGGGTTGGCCTGACGCCCTCACGCAACCAGTCCGGTGAACGAGACGTGTCAGGCGGCATCACCAAGGCTGGTGACGTCAATCTGAGGCGAACATTGTGCCAGGCAGCAACCGTCATGATGAATCGCGGCCGATCGACATGGCTGAGAACATGGGGAGCCCAGCTCGCGCAGCGGCGTGGTCGCAAAATCGCGATGGTCGCCCTCGCACGCCGCATCGCTGTCATCCTCCATCGGATTTGGGTCGATGGCACAACCTTCCAGCCAGATGCCGCGCCGAACCTTGCCTGATCGGATGAGCCGCCACCCGTTGCCTGCCTGATCGCAGGCTGTCGAGGTCCCGCAGGGACGTGGTTCCGATAATGCCGTGGTTTGGACTGTCGCTGACACAAGTCAAGCACGCCTATGAGATGGGCACATCGGAATTACATCGAACCAGCATCATGTTGGCAGCCACCGCGCTGACCACGAACCGAAGCATGTACCCAAAGGACCTCAGCCGAAGGCAGCCAGAAAGCAGCCACAGGCATGCCCGATCCAAGCGAACCGCCTTGGCGGATCAATTTGACTGCGGAAAATCGCTTGACTGAGGCGACCCCGTTACCGAAGTCCTGACCCTAGAAAGTCAAATCCGGGCACTTGCACTAACGTACGATCCTGCCCCCTACCGGAGCAGACCCCATCTGTGCCAAGGCGCGGACATCGGCGGAGGGGTTCATCTGGTTCACCAGTGGCCAGAGCGCAGCCCCTGTTGCCACGACCCCTGCCCCGACCGTTGCGTAATACAGGAAATCCCTGCGGGCGGTATTCTCTGACGCTTCCATCATCGGGCATGTGTCCGTGCCTCCCGCGCTGGAAGGTCAACACGCGAGATGTAACGTTTTGTCAGCGCACCTCTCTACGGATCATCAAACAGGCCTTGTCGGCGCATTAATGGTGCGGGCCCGCGCCTTTTGCCATCATGAGGTGGTGCTCCTGGTGATGCGCCCCGATGGTCATCAGACCAAAGAAACCAAGTCCCTGAATCTGCGCGGCATCGCCATCGACACTGAGCGCCACGCCATCTTCTAGAGCATGTCGCCTCTGACCAGATTCAGGATTCCCCTGATGTTGTTCCTATGATTCCATGTCTTTCAGGCAGATATGGAGGTCAGAGATGGGCAAAGCGCATCCTGTTGAGTTGCGTGAACGTGCCGTGCGGCTTGTCGAGCAGGGCAACACGCACACAGAGGCGGCTCGGCGGCTGTGCGTGTCGATCAAGTTCGTCAACGACATGGTGCGGCTCAAGCGCGAGACCGGCTCGCTCGCGCCGAAACCTCAGGGCAATCCCGGGCGCGGCAAACTGACCAGCGTCAAAGGCTGGGTGGAGAGCCGGATCACGGCGCAACCCGATCTGACGATTGACGAGTTGACCGCGGAACTGGCCGCGAAACACGGGGTGAAGGTTCATCGCTCGTCGGTCGGTCGGCTGCTGCTCAGGCTCGGGCTGTCACACAAAAAAAGACCTGCAAGCCCTTGAGCAGAAGCGTCAGGACGTGGCCGATCTGCGCCGCATATGGATCGGCAAACGCCAGCCCTTCATGGCCAGACATCTGGAAAGGCTGGCTTTCATCGACGAGACATCGCTCAAGACGAACATGGCCAAGACCACCGGCTGGGCCCCGCGCGGGCAACGCCTGGTCGATCACGCGCCGTTCGGGCATTGGCGCACCCAGACCTTCATCGGTGCCCTGCGCCATGATCGCCTCGATGCCCCGTGGGTGATCGATGGCGCAATGAACGGCGAGTTGTTCGACCTCTATATCGAGACCCAGCTGGTGCCGACCTTGGGTCCGGGCGACGTGGTCATCCTCGACAACTTGTCGAGCCATAAGAGCCCCGGCGCAGCCAAGGCCATGCGAGATATCGGCGCGTGGTTCCTGTTCCTGCCGCCCTACAGTCCCGACCTCAACCCGATCGAGATGGCCTTCTCAAAGCTCAAGGTCCTGATCCGAAAGGCTGCAGCCCGAACCTACCATGAACTTTGGCAGGCTGTCGGTCATGTGTGCGACCTCTTCACCGACGAGGAATGCTACAACTTCTTCAAGGCCGCAGGATATAAAACCGATTAAACGCGACACGCTCTAAGTCCTCTGTCACAACGTCCCAGCCGGTCTCGGCCGCGAGAAAGGGCGCATGGGCGGGCACCATGGCGCGGATGGCCTCGAGAACACGGGGGGTGCCCCGAATCTCGAACCGGGCCCCTTCCGGCCGCAGGGTGCGGGCGACCACGGCCTCTTGGGTCAGAAGGTCCATATCGACCAGATGGCGGCGCAATCCGTCAATATCGACCCGCTCCCAATCCGTCTCGGGATCGGCCTGCAGGATCGTTACGATTTCCGCCAAGGCGGCAAAGGCCGATTGCCCGGTTTCCTGCGGTCCGCCCATGTCGTGACCAGCCGCGGAATTGGCGTGCTGCGCGGCCACGGGTGCGGCCATCACTATGGCAAGGACGAAGGGAATGAGACGCATGGACAGGTCCTTCAATGGGGTGGTGTCATGTTTACGCTAGCAGGGGCGGATGCATCGTAATATGATTTCAATCATATGTTGCCAAACCCCTATGATCATATCCCGAGCTCAGCCCTGCGCCCAATCTCCGGCGCGGTTGGAGATACCGTATTTCACCAAGGCGACCCCACCCACGGTCTCTATGTCGTGCAAACCGGGCGCGTGCATCTCGAGCGGGTCGGTCCAGATGGCGAGCGGTTCATCATCCACCGTGCCCAAGCCGGAACAAGCTTTGCCGAAGCTTCGGTGTTTTCGGAGGTCTATCATTGCGACGCAGTCATTGTTGAGGCCGGGGCGCTGATCCGGATCGACAAGGCTTCCGTATTGGCCGCTTTTGCCGACCCGGCATTTGCCCGCGCCTATGGCCGTCAGGCGGCTCAACAGATACAGGCGCAGCGACAGATGCTGGAGATCGTCGGCATTCGGCGCGCAGAGGACCGGGTGATGGCAGGGTTGATCGCAGGCTTGCTCGAAGGCTCCATCGTCGAATTTGCCGCTCGGTTACAATTGAGCCATGAGGCGACCTACAGGGCGCTGCGAAAGCTTGTGCAAGACGGACGGGTCATGAACCCGTCCCGCGGGATCTATCACCTGCACCCATGACCTGATCAGCTGTGGCTCGCGAAGACCGAGGTCGCGCCGTCGGAGCCAACAAGCAAGGTGTCAAAAGCGTCACCGGCCCCGGGACCGCCCATGCCGGGCGAACTCATCGGCATGCGGGGGACAGTCAAACCGCGCGCCATCGGTTGCTCTGCTAGCAGCCGCGTGATGTCCGCGGCAGGCACGTGGCCCTCGATAAAATAGTCGCCCACGACCGCCGTGTGACATCCAGCAAGTTCCGGTGCAATTTGCAGCCGATCTTTGAACGCATAAAGCGCATCCTGATCGACGTCCTGCGCCTCGACCGCGAAGCCCGCTTGCCGGACATGATCGACCCAAGCGGTGCAGCATCCGCAGGTGGGGGTTTTCAGGACTTTAATGACCGGTTCCGTGTTGGCCAGTGCTCGCAGGGGGAGTGTGGCAGCCGCTCCGGCCAGCAAGAACGTACGTCGTTTCATCATGTGTTCCTTTTTGAGTTACCCGAGACCCTAGAACTGTGTTTTCGAGAGTCCAGAGGCTGTTCCTGCTTGTCGGCGTGAGGGCGGATGTATCCAGGGCGTGTCCGCTTGCTGGCCCGCGAAGGGGCTGGATCAACATCCTGTCGACCCAGAGGTCGCGCGTCGTGCGAAACTGCTCGATACCGATCGTCATTCCCTCGTGGCCCTTCGCGGGCTGGGCTACGTAAGTACCCATGAGGCGGTCCCACCACGGCAGGTTGAAGCCGTAGTTTGAGTTGGTTTCGCGCGGATCGACAGAATGATGCACGCGGTGCATGTCGGGTGTGACGACGATCCATCTGAGCCACCGGTCGACCGGTCTCGGCAGGTTGATGTTGGCATGGTTGAAGAGGGCAGTGGCGTTGAGGATGATCTCGAACAACAAAACCGCGACGCCGGGCGGACCAAGCGCTGCCACCAGGGCGAGCTTGATCGCCATCGAGATGAGGATCTCAATCGGATGGAAGCGTAATCCAGTGGTTGCGTCGAAGTCGAGATCCGCATGGTGCATCCGGTGCAGGCGCCACAGGGCCGGGACGGCGTGGAACATGACATGTTGCAGATAGATCGCCAGATCGAGCAGCAGCATGGACAGGATCACAGCCAACCCGAAAGGAGCCTCG
Coding sequences within it:
- a CDS encoding IS630 family transposase (programmed frameshift); this translates as MGKAHPVELRERAVRLVEQGNTHTEAARRLCVSIKFVNDMVRLKRETGSLAPKPQGNPGRGKLTSVKGWVESRITAQPDLTIDELTAELAAKHGVKVHRSSVGRLLLRLGLSHKKDLQALEQKRQDVADLRRIWIGKRQPFMARHLERLAFIDETSLKTNMAKTTGWAPRGQRLVDHAPFGHWRTQTFIGALRHDRLDAPWVIDGAMNGELFDLYIETQLVPTLGPGDVVILDNLSSHKSPGAAKAMRDIGAWFLFLPPYSPDLNPIEMAFSKLKVLIRKAAARTYHELWQAVGHVCDLFTDEECYNFFKAAGYKTD
- a CDS encoding IS5 family transposase (programmed frameshift); the encoded protein is MSDLFWLTDAQMARLAPFFPKSHGKPRVDDRRVLSGIIFINRNGLRWRDAPVAYGPHKTLYNRWKRWSDKGIFARMMAGLAAEHGERKTVMIDATYLKAHRTATSLGGQKGGRGRLIGRTKGGMNTKLHAICDSQGRPLNLFVTAGQVSDYIGARALVSSLPKVDWLLGDRGYDADWFREALQDKGIRPCIPGRKQRKATVKYDKRRYKRRNRIEIMFGRLKDWRRVATRYDRCPKVFLSAIALAALVIYWL
- a CDS encoding IS110 family transposase, with amino-acid sequence MKLFVGLDVSLAKTSVCVISEYGKIIKEAETESEPEVLARWLHDLDGSIAAIGLEAGPLSQWLHRGLTEAGLDTVLMETRQVKGALKAMPIKTDRRDAEGIARLLHLGWFRPVHCKSVSAQETRAVLGARKAIQQNMIALEMSLRGLLRNFGLKVGAISRGRFETRIRELADGNPMLETATDPMLRARATLRQELAGLEERVRQLAWDDQVCQRLMSMPGIGAVVALTFRAAVDDPARFRSSKRIGPWVGLTPSRNQSGERDVSGGITKAGDVNLRRTLCQAATVMMNRGRSTWLRTWGAQLAQRRGRKIAMVALARRIAVILHRIWVDGTTFQPDAAPNLA
- a CDS encoding Fic family protein codes for the protein MAWNWQISGWPEFRYDEAALAPLEQRFLLSSGEVLGAVHHVNPSERDQLRIDLLSDEAMKTSAIEGEMLDRRSVQSSLRRHLGLEPDSYPNKPREQGVAEMMVDVYSTYAEPLAHGTLFRWHEMLLAFDKRLEAIGSYRQHEDAMQIVSGRFDRPVVHFEAPPSVQVPEEMDRYVDWFNRTEPGAEEPLPALTRAGLSHLYFESIHPFEDGNGRLGRALAEKSLAQSIGQPSLIALAFTLERKRKDYYDQLERHQKTLEVTPWLVWFAKSVLEAQQVTLGRVGFFIAKAHFYGRHRDQLNERQAKVIERMFREGPDGFKGGLSAENYISITGISRATATRDLQELVEIGALTRTGERRYTRYWLKSLAGIIA
- a CDS encoding DUF411 domain-containing protein, which codes for MMKRRTFLLAGAAATLPLRALANTEPVIKVLKTPTCGCCTAWVDHVRQAGFAVEAQDVDQDALYAFKDRLQIAPELAGCHTAVVGDYFIEGHVPAADITRLLAEQPMARGLTVPRMPMSSPGMGGPGAGDAFDTLLVGSDGATSVFASHS
- a CDS encoding Crp/Fnr family transcriptional regulator; its protein translation is MLPNPYDHIPSSALRPISGAVGDTVFHQGDPTHGLYVVQTGRVHLERVGPDGERFIIHRAQAGTSFAEASVFSEVYHCDAVIVEAGALIRIDKASVLAAFADPAFARAYGRQAAQQIQAQRQMLEIVGIRRAEDRVMAGLIAGLLEGSIVEFAARLQLSHEATYRALRKLVQDGRVMNPSRGIYHLHP
- a CDS encoding sterol desaturase family protein — encoded protein: MDIILAAEPEIRLTAFLSVLAAMALWELAAPRRRRDIPRVIRWSNNLALVVIDTAILRLSFPILAVGLAVLAEERGWGLFNIIEAPFGLAVILSMLLLDLAIYLQHVMFHAVPALWRLHRMHHADLDFDATTGLRFHPIEILISMAIKLALVAALGPPGVAVLLFEIILNATALFNHANINLPRPVDRWLRWIVVTPDMHRVHHSVDPRETNSNYGFNLPWWDRLMGTYVAQPAKGHEGMTIGIEQFRTTRDLWVDRMLIQPLRGPASGHALDTSALTPTSRNSLWTLENTVLGSRVTQKGTHDETTYVLAGRSGCHTPPASTGQHGTGH